ATTAACTCGCGACCTAACGAATTACTGGGAGGATATTGCTAATACCTGGCAGGAGAATCGGCCACAGAAGCTGTGGCGCTGCCATAGCGACCAGGTTAATATTGACCTGCTTTCAGAGTGGTTGCCCTCAGTAGAGTATAAGCATGTGCTCAAGACCGACTTGTTTGATGAGGCCTGCAGTGAAGGAATAATTTCTTCTTTAACATTGCCGGTCAAAACTACTTTTGGTATCGATGTATCTTTCGCAACAGCTCGGTCAGCTAAAAAAAGTAACCCAAATTTACGGACGCTCAAAGCGGACACCCGGTCCTTACCAATTGCCGACAAAACATTTGATGTTATTATTTCCAATTCTACCCTGGATCATTTTAAATCATCTGATGAAATTCTCAGGGCTCTGAAGGAGCTTGAACGCATCCTCCGAACCGGGGGGCAACTTTTGCTGACTCTTGATAACGGTTTAAATCCGTTTGTGGCATTACGAAATGCGCTTCCTTTTAACCTACTTAATTCGCTTGGGATAGTACCCTATTATGTCGGGAAAACTTTCAGTCCCGATCGCTTGCGCGAGGCGCTCGAAAAATTGAATTTTGAAGTGGTTGAAGTTAGGGGTATTATGCACTTTCCCCGTTTTATTGCTGTGTTGATTGCCAGGATTCTTGAAAAGTATTCAAACAAATTTGTGCAGCACAAATTTTTGCGATATTTAATGGCTTTTGAACACCTTTCGAAATGGCCCACCCAATTGCTTACCGGTCAGTTCGTAGCGATAAAGGCGGTTAAAAGGTCCTGAGAACCACCAGGCACAAAATATGATGCAATTACTGGATAAACTCTATGGAAATGCTGTGGTTTTTTCTAACCTTAGAGCGCAACACAGAATTCCTTATTTTTCCGAAAAAAAATTACATGAACTTCGTGATAAGCGGCTTCGAAAAATTGTGCAATATGCGGCCACGACAGTTCCTTATTACCGCAGCCTTTTTCAAAGGGAGGGAATCGATCCTGGTAAGATAAGGACGGTTGCAGATCTCGATATGCTTCCTTTGGTAGATAAGCACGAACTGAGAAAAGACCCCTCTCGGTTCCTTTCCACTTCATCGCAAGGGAAAAACTCTATTGCTTTCTTAACCAGTGGTTCTACCGGACTGCCGCTGAATATCCATCACGATCCAAATTCCTTACTGGCCAATATCGCTTTTGGTGAGAGACAGCGGAAAGTGGTATCCGGGATTTGTGGTCGAACAGTTGGTTGTAAGGAGGCTCTTATCGGCTATGCTGGATGTGCATCAACGAAAGTCTGGGATTTTTATGAGAAGAAGACCTATATCCCACTTAGACCGCAGCGACTCTTAATTCCGATCTCAAAGACGGTGGAGTCTGTTGTGGAGGAGCTCAACCGTTTCCGGCCCAATGTACTCATAAGCTATGGTTCTTATCTGGAAGCTTTTTTTAAGACACTTGATTCGCTGGGAATAAGTGTGCATCTTCCTCAAGTGGTGCTTTACGGGGGGGATGCCATGACGAACGCTGGCAGAAATTTCATTGAAGAGAAATTCGGCGTCCCGGTTCTTTCAACCTACCAGGCCATGGAGTGCTTTAAGATAGGATTTTTCTGTGAAGCCAGAGAAAGTTTTCATTTGCATGAAGACCTTTGTCACGTTAAGATCGTGAATGCTGATGGAGAAAAAGTTGCCGACGATAAAAAAGGTGAAGTGGTAATTTCCAATCTGGTCAATCGCGGGACGGTTCTTTTAAACTACCGCCTTGGAGACATCGCCTCAATCTCCAGCCAGAAATGTTCCTGCGGTCGAACCCTTTCATTGTTATCCGATGTTGAGGGTCGTGTTGAGGATATTATCGTTCTTCCAGACGGACAGTTTGTACACCCAAGAGTCGTGTGGAGTATTTTTAAGCAGAAAAATGAAGTTTTGCAATACCAGCTCATCCAGCACGAGCCGCTGCGTTTTGAGTTGAAACTTGTTACCGCGGGTCAAGAAGCTCATCATGGATTTTTAAGGGGTATTCTTGCCGACCTGCGTGAAGTGTTAGGCCACTCCGCGATTATTGAAGCTGACTTTTATGACGAGTTGCCACGACAAAATGGAGGCAAATTCAGGTCAGTCATGTCATATTGTAAATCCAACGTAATTTGATAAGCATAGCAGGTGCATCATTGAAAGTATCTAATATTGAAAGAACATTTAGCAAATCTGTAGAAAATAAAGTGGCGAGAGAGACGAAGAACAATTTATACAAACGAGTTATCAAAGTATTCAAGGAGGAGGGCATCAGGAGCCTATGGTTCAAAATTTTGGGTGAGATTGTTTATCGTCGCTTGCTTCTCGTAACATTGCATCTCGATGAGCTAACAGAAAATGTGAAGATGGTTCTGCCGATAAAATTCTCTGTACTTAATCAGACAGACTTGGACGAATATCTTCGTTTTCGTCCCGATCAAACTGAATCTGAAATCAGCCGCCGCTTGCTGGCCGGACATTTGTGCTTTGTTGGCAGATATGAAGGTAGCATAGTTTACGCTTGCTGGGCTGTTCAGCAAGTCGCCCGAATTGACTATCTTGCGTTAGATCTTGGACTTGCTCCTGATGAAATCTATACCTATGACACTTTCACCTTATCTGGTTTCAGAGGTAAGAACATCTTTCCCGCCGGCATCGAATACACAGTAAGATATTTTCGTAAAGCCGGCTTTCGGAGACACGTAGGTTGTGTTCTGCCTGAGAACCGGCCAGCTGTACATGCGCTGTCGAAGACAGGTTATCAACGTTTCGGAGTGATTGGATATATAGGAAGAGGCCCGTTGAGGTGGAAATTCCGTCGACACTTCAAAACCTATTCATCATTAGTTTGAAAGTAATTTTAGAAACCTCATTAAGTATATCCTTGCATATTTAAATTTCCAGCCATATTTTAGACAACTCACACCTGCGAAATTCGCGATCACTAATTCAGTCCTCTCCTTGCTTTGCCTGCTCTGGTTCGGGAAGAAAGATTTTAATTAAAAGCTTGCTGCGTGAACCCGTTCTCGGGGTTGCATCTTACGTCAGAAGTTTTTACGAAACGAAAATAAGTTGTAAAATTCCGGCTCTGCTATCCGTCCAACGTCTACCGAGAATGTATGAGAAAACTAAAAGTTTCTGCACCGGGAAGAATTTGCCTGTTTGGAGAACACCAGGATTATCTAAAACTCCCGGTTATCACAGCAGCGATTAACTTAAGAGTGACACTATCCGGACATCCCAGAAATGACCGTGT
Above is a window of candidate division KSB1 bacterium DNA encoding:
- a CDS encoding methyltransferase domain-containing protein; translation: MIQRSEILTRDLTNYWEDIANTWQENRPQKLWRCHSDQVNIDLLSEWLPSVEYKHVLKTDLFDEACSEGIISSLTLPVKTTFGIDVSFATARSAKKSNPNLRTLKADTRSLPIADKTFDVIISNSTLDHFKSSDEILRALKELERILRTGGQLLLTLDNGLNPFVALRNALPFNLLNSLGIVPYYVGKTFSPDRLREALEKLNFEVVEVRGIMHFPRFIAVLIARILEKYSNKFVQHKFLRYLMAFEHLSKWPTQLLTGQFVAIKAVKRS
- a CDS encoding phenylacetate--CoA ligase family protein, encoding MMQLLDKLYGNAVVFSNLRAQHRIPYFSEKKLHELRDKRLRKIVQYAATTVPYYRSLFQREGIDPGKIRTVADLDMLPLVDKHELRKDPSRFLSTSSQGKNSIAFLTSGSTGLPLNIHHDPNSLLANIAFGERQRKVVSGICGRTVGCKEALIGYAGCASTKVWDFYEKKTYIPLRPQRLLIPISKTVESVVEELNRFRPNVLISYGSYLEAFFKTLDSLGISVHLPQVVLYGGDAMTNAGRNFIEEKFGVPVLSTYQAMECFKIGFFCEARESFHLHEDLCHVKIVNADGEKVADDKKGEVVISNLVNRGTVLLNYRLGDIASISSQKCSCGRTLSLLSDVEGRVEDIIVLPDGQFVHPRVVWSIFKQKNEVLQYQLIQHEPLRFELKLVTAGQEAHHGFLRGILADLREVLGHSAIIEADFYDELPRQNGGKFRSVMSYCKSNVI